The sequence CCTACAGAAGAAATGCAATTTCCTCTGAAGCATCCACCTTTTACAGTACGTCACTTAGAAGCAGATAAATTTATTCAAGATACCGTCTATCGTGCAACTAGGTTAGACATTTTTAAACAGAATCTCAAGAAAATGCTCCAGGATAAGAAATTAATTGCACGTTAATCGTATCCTTTGCATTAAATATCTCTACTCCATCGAGGTAAACATGAATCTTCACCGCACTGAAAAATTAGCAACTATTATTTTAATACTAATTACTGTAGGTGCTGCTTCTATCAAACCTGCCCAAGAAATTTCACCAAATCCCCTTGGAGGTGCTGCAGTAGATAAATTATTAAATGCTCTGTCATATTTAATTTTATCTGGATTAATTGCTTACTATTGGAAAGGTTTTTTATATGTTAGTTCCAAAGGTATATTTCAACTACTATTATTAATATTAATTTTATTTTCTGTTTTGTGGTCGGTAGATATGGGTTCAAGTTTAACTTTTATCCGAGGTTTACTGAGAATCTATTTGCTCGCTGTTTACTTGGCTATGCGTTATACATTTAAAGAACAAATAAGATTCATAGCTTTAGGTTTAGGAATAACAACAGTTTTCTCAATAATTTTTCCATTAATCCCCAGCTTTGGAGGAATTCATACAGCACCAGAGTTAGCTGGAATGTGGAGTGGAATTTTTGGTCATAAAAATGAATTGGGATACATGATGGCTTGGAGCGCCGGAGTGTTCTTACATTTAGCTTTAAGCGAATCAAAATATCGCTGGCTGAGGCTAACAATTTTTGGTTTAGCTATCTGTTTAATTATTCTTTCACGCTCTACAACTTCTTTAATGATTGTGTTAACTATGATAGCTCTATTACCTTTATATAAACTGAGCGCAAACAATAACTATAAATTACAAATAATCATGATTAGTTTTGTTTTAATACTATTAGTTAGCGGTTTAATACTGATTTTTGGTAATGCCGAATCTATCGTTGGAGCCTCTGGTAAAGACCTTACTTTTAGCGGGCGTACCGACTTATGGGAGCCTCTATTCAATCAAATCTTAGAAAGACCTTTATTTGGCTACGGATATGCTGCCTTTTGGAATAGTCCCTTTGCTTCTAATATTAGGCTGACTCACGAATGGGCAAGTAATTCTCATAATGGTTTTTTCGAGATAATACTCGATGTTGGAATTGTTGGCTTCTGCGTTTTTGCAATTGGGTTTATTCGCTTCATAACGATGGCGCTTCATCGAGTTGTGTCGATAGCGAAAACACCAGAAGATTATCTACCAATGCAGATGCTCGCCCTATTTCTCATCTTGAATATTTCAGAAGCAAGATTGTTAACTCCTAGTTGGAATTGGTTCATGTATTTAACCACGTCTCTAAGTTTAACAATGGAGTATAGCAGAATGAGAAAGAAAGCATCCTTGAATTTAGCTTACTAAAGATTCTAAAAAAAGCAAAAAAATCAATGAAAGTTTTACATTTAAGTACTCATGATATAAGTGGTGGAGCGGCTCGGGCAACATATCGCTTGCATAGAGGTTTACAAGAAATTGGACTCGATTCGCAAATGCTAGTTCAGGAAAAATCGAGTAGCGATAAAACAGTAATTGCTCCAAAAATTAGGTTATCCCAAGGTATAGCTAAAACAAAACTTACTTTTGAAACTTTGCCACTAAAATTTTATAGACAAAGAAGTAAAGGTACATTTTTTAGCCAATGGTTGCCAGATAGAGTTGTTTCTCAAGTCGCAAATATTAAACCAGATATTATTAATTTGCATTGGATTAGTGGCGCTTTTCTGCAAATAGAATCCATTGCAAAATTCAAGCAACCTTTAGTATGGACGCTTCACGATATGTGGGTATTTACCGGCGGTTGTCATGTTGCTAGAGATTGCCAGCGCTATACACAATCTTGCGGTGCTTGCCCTCAACTTAATAGTACTAATAACTGGGATTTATCTCGCTGGGTACACAAGCGTAAAACCAGAGCTTGGCAAAGTTTAACGAATTCAAATCGCTTAACATTAGTTGCTCCTAGTAATTGGATTGCTGAATGTGCCAAGTCTAGTTCGTTATTTAAAAATTCAGGAGTAGAAGTCATCCCTCATGGATTAAATACGCAAAAATATCGACCTATTAAACAAACAATAGCCCGCGAAATTCTTGGCTTACCACAGAATAAAAGACTGATATTATTTGGAGC comes from Rivularia sp. PCC 7116 and encodes:
- a CDS encoding O-antigen ligase; this translates as MNLHRTEKLATIILILITVGAASIKPAQEISPNPLGGAAVDKLLNALSYLILSGLIAYYWKGFLYVSSKGIFQLLLLILILFSVLWSVDMGSSLTFIRGLLRIYLLAVYLAMRYTFKEQIRFIALGLGITTVFSIIFPLIPSFGGIHTAPELAGMWSGIFGHKNELGYMMAWSAGVFLHLALSESKYRWLRLTIFGLAICLIILSRSTTSLMIVLTMIALLPLYKLSANNNYKLQIIMISFVLILLVSGLILIFGNAESIVGASGKDLTFSGRTDLWEPLFNQILERPLFGYGYAAFWNSPFASNIRLTHEWASNSHNGFFEIILDVGIVGFCVFAIGFIRFITMALHRVVSIAKTPEDYLPMQMLALFLILNISEARLLTPSWNWFMYLTTSLSLTMEYSRMRKKASLNLAY
- a CDS encoding glycosyltransferase family 4 protein, with amino-acid sequence MKVLHLSTHDISGGAARATYRLHRGLQEIGLDSQMLVQEKSSSDKTVIAPKIRLSQGIAKTKLTFETLPLKFYRQRSKGTFFSQWLPDRVVSQVANIKPDIINLHWISGAFLQIESIAKFKQPLVWTLHDMWVFTGGCHVARDCQRYTQSCGACPQLNSTNNWDLSRWVHKRKTRAWQSLTNSNRLTLVAPSNWIAECAKSSSLFKNSGVEVIPHGLNTQKYRPIKQTIAREILGLPQNKRLILFGAIEATSDRNKGFHLLQPALQQLSQSGWNDNTEVVIFGASQPENPPELGFKTHYLGHLYDDSSLATVYSAADVMLVPSLQESFGQTASESLACGTPVVAFNATGLKDIVSHQECGYLAQPYNIDDFARGITWVLEDTQRHEKLSFYAREKAEREFTLELQAKRYSTLFEQCSEQLAVNSEK